From Pseudomonas hormoni:
ACGGCATCGGTTACAACGTCGACAAGGTCAAACAAGTGCTGGGCATTGACCACATCGATTCCTGGGCCGTGTTGTTCGAGCCGGAAAACATCAAGAAACTCAGTCAGTGCGGCGTGTCGATGATGGACTCGGCGGACGAAGTGTTCCCCGCCATCCTCAATTACATGGGCATGGACCCACGCAGCGAGAACCCGGAAGACTTCAAGAAAGCCGAAGCCAAGCTGTTAAGCATCCGCCCCTACATCACCTACTTCCACTCCTCCAAGTACGTGTCGGATCTGGCCAACGGCGACATCTGCGTGGCCTTCGGTTACTCGGGTGATGTGTTCCAGGCCGCCAACCGCGCCAAGGAAGCCAAGAACGGCGTGAACATCGCTTACGCGATCCCCAAGGAAGGCAGTAATTTGTGGTTCGATTTGCTGGCGATTCCTGCCGATGCCAGCAACCCGAAAGAGGCTCACGCCTTCATCAACTATCTGCTGGACCCACAAGTCATCGCCAAGGTCAGCGCCTCGGTCGGCTACGCCAACCCGAACCCCGCCGCCAAGCAATACATGGACGCTGAACTGGTCAACAATCCCGAGGTTTACCCGCCTCAGGCCGTTCTCGACAAACTCTACATATCGACCACCCCGCCCCAGGCGATCATGCGTCTGATGACCCGTTCCTGGAGCAAAGTGAAGTCCAACAAATGAACCAGTACAGCAACGAACATGCGCGCTCCTATTACGCCGCGTCGGCCAATGCGCTGGCACCCTTCCCCGCGCTGGCCGAAGACCTCGTGGCGGATGTCTGCGTGATCGGCGGCGGTTTTACCGGGGTCAACACCGCCATCGAACTGGCGCAGCGCGGGCTCTCGGTGATAATGCTGGAGGCCCGGCGGATCGGCTGGGGCGCCAGCGGGCG
This genomic window contains:
- a CDS encoding polyamine ABC transporter substrate-binding protein; the protein is MRLLKSVVPAALAVLFSAVAHAQPQVSVYNWTDYIGETTLADFQAKTGVKVIYDVFDSNETLEGKLLAGRTGYDVVVPSNHFLARQVKAGAFLKLDRAQLPNFKNLDPKLLALLEKNDPGNEHSVPYLWGTNGIGYNVDKVKQVLGIDHIDSWAVLFEPENIKKLSQCGVSMMDSADEVFPAILNYMGMDPRSENPEDFKKAEAKLLSIRPYITYFHSSKYVSDLANGDICVAFGYSGDVFQAANRAKEAKNGVNIAYAIPKEGSNLWFDLLAIPADASNPKEAHAFINYLLDPQVIAKVSASVGYANPNPAAKQYMDAELVNNPEVYPPQAVLDKLYISTTPPQAIMRLMTRSWSKVKSNK